The Enterobacteriaceae endosymbiont of Macroplea mutica region CATCCTATGGAAAAACGTCGTATACCTTATATAACTAATATTATGCAAAATCACCCTACAGTAGCTGCTACTGATTATATGAAAATTTTTGCAGAACAAATTAGGAAATATGTACCTACACATAATTATTTTGTATTAGGTACTGATGGCTTTGGTCGTTCTGATAGTAGAGCTAATTTACGTGATTTTTTTGAAATTAGTGCGCCATATATTGTACTTGCTGTATTGAATATTTTATTAGATTTAAATATTATTAGTAATAATATTATTAACCATTTTATTAAAAAATATAATATTAATATTAATAAAAAGAATCCTAGAATCTCTTAAAAAGGAATTACATGAATAATAATATTATAATATTACCAGATATTGGTAATGACAATATGAAAGTTACTGAAATTTTAGTACAATTAGGAGATTATATATATAAAGACCAAAGTATTATTGTCGTAGAAAGTGATAAAACTTCTATAGAAGTACCCGCAGATCAAGAAGGTGAAATTAAAAAAATTTGTGTTAATGTTGGTGATATAGTACATACTAATAGTCCAATTTTAATTTTATTAAATAAAGAAAAATTAACAAATAATACTTTAGGTATAAATAGCACTAAACAAAATAAAATACATAATACTATAAATATTTTAGTGCCAGATATTGGCATACAAAAAATGTTAGTAAAAAAAATTTTAGTCAATGAAAAAGAACAAATACAAAAAAATCAATCATTAGTTATTATACAAGATAAGACAAATATTATAGAAATTGCATCATTATATGCTGGATATATTAATACTATTCATATAAAATTAAATAGTTATATAAAAAGTAATGATATAATAATTACATTATGCATTAATAAAATAAGTAATGAGAACATAATATTAAATTATAATATGACATCATTTATTAAAAAAAATAATATGAAAGGGGGAACACAAATTATTCAAAAACAAACAGAACCAGAATATTTTTATGCTACTCCATATATAAGAAAAATAGCACGTCAATTTAATATTAATTTATCGACAATTAAAGGTAGTGGTAATAAGAATAGAATTACAAAAGAAGATATTATGCAATATATAAAAAATAATAATCTTGATAATGTACGAACCAATGATAAAAATATACATGAAAAATATGGTCCTATAGAAATAATTATTTTAAATAACATACAAAAAGCAACTAGTATTAATTTAACCAATAATTGGAAAAATATTCCTCATGTTACACAACATATTCAAGCGGATATAACTGAATTAGAATCTTTCCGTATTAAAAAAAATTATGAATTAAAAAATACACATAATATTAAAATTACTATACTTAGTTTTATGATTAAAATATGTGCTCATGCTTTAAAACAATTTCCTTATTTTAATTCATCTATAATAGATGAAACAACTTTAATTCTTAAAAAATATTATAATATAGGTATTGCAGTTAATACACCACAAGGTTTAATAGTTCCAATAATATTTAATGTATTAGATAAGAATATTATTGAAATTTCTAAAGAAATCATACTTTTAGCAAATAAAGCTAAAAATAATAAATTAATGCCTCAAGATATTAAAGGTGGATGTTTTACTATTTCTAATTTAGGTCAATTACGTAGTAATTTTTTTACTCCTATCATTAATGCGCCAGAAGTTTCTATTTTAGGAATATCACAAGCTATGATACAACCAATATGGGATGGTAATAAATTTATTCCAAAATTAATGTTACCATTGTCTTTATCTTATGATCATAGAATCATTAATGGTGTAGATGGTGTTATGTTTTTAAATTTCATATGTGATTTAATATCTGATATTAGAAATTTATTAATTTAATATTTATTATTTAACTTTCATGTAGATGATAATATTTATGAACAAAAATCAAAAAACACAGATAATAGTTATTGGTGGTGGCCCAGCGGGATATTCAGCTGCTTTTCGTTGTAGTGATTTAGGAATGCAAACTACTATTATAGAAAAATATGATAATTTAGGAGGTGTATGTTTAAATGTCGGATGTATTCCTTCTAAAGCTTTATTACATATTGCAAATATATTAAAAGAACAAAAAATATTAATGAAATATGGCATTTTAAATCATGTTTGTGAAATTAATATTTCTAAATTATTATTATGGAAAAATAATATTATTACTAAATTAACTAATGGATTAAAATTTTTAGCAGAGAAAAGAAATGTAAAGATTATTAATGGTATGGCACATTTTATTAATGATAACAGTGTAGAAGTAATAAATAATAATATTACTACAATAATTAATTTTGATAATGCTATTATCGCAACTGGTTCAAAACCAAATAATATGACTGGTATGTATAAAAATGACCCAAGAATATGGAATTCTACAGATGCTTTAATGTTAAAAACTATACCAAAAAAAATGTTAATTATAGGTGCTGGTATTATTGGATTAGAAATGGCTACAATTTATTGTGCTTTAGGTGCAAAAATAGATATTATAGATTCATCTGATATATTATTACCAGAAACTGATATAGACATTACAAATATATATAAAAGTGTTATTCATCAAGAATTTAATATAATATTACATACTAAAATTATCTCTATAGATACTACACAAGACCAATTACATGTACATTTAACTAGTGATAATAACCAATCTGTATATGCAAAATATTATGATATTATTTTAATAGCTATAGGGAGAACTCCAAATTCTCAATACATTAATAAAAATTTTGGTAAATTAGATATTAATGAACAAAATTTTATTAACGTTGATAATCAAATGAGAACTAATATACCAAACATATATGCTATTGGTGATGTAATTAGCACTCCTCTGTTAGCACATAAAGGTATACATGAAGGACATTTAGCAGCTGAAGTTATAGCAGGGAAAAAACATTATTTTATACCCAAAGTTATACCTTCAATAGCATATACTAATCCTGAAATTGGTTGGGTGGGTTTGACTGAAAAACAGGCTCAACATAATAATATAAAATATAAAACATCATCGTTTCCCTGGCAAGCGTTAGGTCGCGCTCTTGCAACGAATTCTGAACATGGCATAACAAAACTAATTATAGAAAAAGAATCTAATAGAGTTATTGGTGGCGCTGTTATTGGACATAATGCAGGAGAATTATTAGGAGAAATTAGTTTGGCTATAGAAATGGGTTGTGATATTGAAGATATAGCATTAACTATGCATGCACATCCTACATTATATGAATCCATTGGTTTAACAGCAGAAATATTAACTGGTACTATTACTGATATTTTAAACAAATAATATTTGATTATTAAAAAACAAATATGTTTAGATAGTATGATATAAATCAAATTATATAAAATAACTATAGGATATAATAATTTTATTTATAATAAAATGTTTTTATAATATATATGTTTAATTATAAACAATTTAATGCTATTAGAAAAAATATAAGTTCTATTTATACTAATCAAAAACAACATTATATATATACGCATTTAAAAAATAAAACTGATATCACCATAATTATTAATAATACTATAACTAATTGTCATAATAATGGTGGTGGAATTATTGTGATACCAAATGGAGAATATTATTCTGGTCCCATACATCTTAAAAGTAATGTACACATACATTTACAAGATGATGTTATCATAAAATTTTATACTGATCCTAAAAAATATTTTAATGTTTTAACACGTTGGGAAGGTATTGATTGTATTAATTACACACCATTAATTTATGCTTATAAACAAAAAAATATTGCCATTACAGGACATGGCGTCTTAGATGGTCAAGCTAGTATGAATAATTGGTGGTCTTGGAAAAATGATATAAATGGCAATTATTTACAAAATAAAGATGTAAAAGTTTTAATAAATATGATGCGGAATAATATTCCGATAAAAAACAGAATTTTTGGATACCATCATTATCTTCGTCCTAATTTTATACAATTTTATTTATGTACTAATATATTAATTAAAAATATTACTATCATTAATTCTCCTATGTGGGAAATACATCCTGTATTAAGTAATAATATACATATTAGTCATGTTCATATCAACAGTATTGGTCCAAATAATGATGGTTGTAATCCAGAATCTTGTAACAATGTATTAATTGAACATTGTTCTTTTAATACTGGTGATGACTGCATTGCAATTAAATCTGGTAAAAATAATGATGGCAGAAAGAATAATATTCCTTCTAGTAATATTATTATACAAAACTGTTTAATGTATAAAGGTCATGGTGCTGTAGTATTAGGTAGTGAATGTAGTGGAGGAATTAATAATATTTTTATAAAAAATTGTCAAACATTTGGGAAAAAATTACAATCATTTTTAAGAATTAAAAATAATGCTGTTCGTGGTGGAAATATATATGAAATATATTTACAAGATACTAAGATTTACTGTGTAAATTCTAGTATTTTAAATATAAATTTTGTATATGATGAAGGCCAACATGGTTCTTACATACCTAAAGCATATAATATTTATATAAATAATATATATGCATATATGTGTTACCGTGTAATGGATATTAACACATTTCAGAAGTCTTATGTAAATAATATTTTTTTAAAAAATAATGTTTTCCAGCATATACAATATCCTTCAAAAATAAATATTTGTAATCCTAATAATATTTATTTATTTAATACTAAATATTTATAATAATATATTTTTCATGATATTATAATAAATTTTATATAATGTATATATATCGTTAATATGTGTACATTCGTCTATTTTATGAATAGTAGAATTAATTAAACCTAATTCTACTATTTGTGCGCCAGTAGTTATAATAAATCTACCATCAGAAATACCACCATCATTTATAATAGTAGGTATCAAATTATTTACTGTGGCAATACTTTTTTTAACAATACTAATTAATTGTTTTTTTTGATTCATAGCATTACTGATAAATGGTTTGCCAATTAAATTCCAATCAAATTGATAATTATAAATATTATATTTATTAAGAAGTAAATGTAATTTATCTAAAATAGTACTATAATGGATGGTATGCATATATCTAAAATTGATTTGTAAAATAACATGATTAGGGATTACATTAGTATTATTTTGTATAGAAGATATAAGATTAGTAATCTGCATACTTGTATTAAGTAAGTCTTTATTTTTAGGTTCCCAAGTAATGTTTAATAATTCATATAAAAAAGGTATGACAGTATGAATTGGATTTATTGCTAATTTATGATAAGCTACATGCCCTTGTATACCATAAATTTTTAAAGTAATATTTAAAGAACCTCTTCTACCATTTTTAATATTATCACCAATTATTTGGTAACTTGTTGGTTCGCCTAATATGCAATAATCTATTTGCTCTTTTTTTTTCATTAAATGATTAATAACTTGTTTAGTACCATCTTGTGCCGTACCTTCCTCATCAGAAGTAATTAAAAAAGCTATTTTACCGTGATGTTGGTTATGTTTTTGTATAAAAGATTTAGCTGCAAAGACCATTGCAGCTAACGCACCTTTCATATCGCATGTGCCTCTACCATACATGATATTATTATGAATCACACCGTCAAAAGGAGGATATTTCCATAAAGATATATCTCCTGGAGTAACAATATCTGTATGTCCTGCAAAAACTAATGTTGGAGTATTATTATTAGCATGATAAGCCCAAAAATTATTTGTTTGATTAATATTTATTGAATTAATTGTAAAATTTAATTTTTGTAAAAAAGAAATTAATATTTTTTGACAACCGTAATCTTTAGGACTTATAGATGGACACTGAATTAAACTTTTTGTAAATTCTATAATTTTTTTTAACATATGTTATAATTTTATAAGTTATATAAATATTATTTTTTATGAAGTATTTTTTGCATAAAAAATAACTAATTTATTTTTTTAATAAAGATAATTTCCATACTTCTTCAATATTTTTTACAGGATATATTTTTAGAGCAGTTATAATATTTTTAGGAATATTTTCTAGATCTCTTTTATTTTGATATGGTATTAATACTATATCTATACCACCTCGATGTGCAGCTAATAATTTTTCTTTTAAACCACCAATCGGCAATACTTGCCCTCTTAAAGTAATTTCACCAGTCATAGCAATATTGGCTTTCACAGGAAAATTACTTAAACTAGATACTAAAGCAGTACAGATAGCTATTCCAGCACTAGGACCATCTTTTGGTGTAGCTCCTTCAGGAACATGGACATGTATATCAGTAGTTTTATAAAATTCATTATTAATATCTAACTTTTTTATACGAGCCCTTACAACGGTTAAAGCAGCTTGGATTGATTCCTGCATAACTTCACCTAAAGAGCCAGTATATGTTAATTTTCCTTTACCAGGGATACATGCGGTTTCAATAGTTAATAAATCTCCTCCAGCTTCTGTCCAAGCTAAGCCAGTAACTTGACCAATGCGATTAATATTTTCTGCTTTCCCATAATCATATTTTTTAACACCTAAATATTTTTTTAAATTTTTTTTATTTATTTCAATAAATTTAGTATTTTGATCTATTAAGATAGTTTTAACAGCTTTTCTACATAAAGACGATAATTCTCGTTCTAAATTTCTTACACCAGCCTCTCTCGTATAATACCTAATAATATCCAAAATAGTGTCTTGTTGTATAATTAATTCTTGTTTTTTTAAAGCATTACGATAAAATTGTTTAGGTAATAAATATTTTGTTGCGATATTTAGTTTTTCATCTTCAGTATATCCAGATAATTTAATTACTTCCATCCTATCTAATAATGGTAATGGTATATTGGTAACAGAATTTGAAGTGGCAACAAACATAATATCAGATAGATCATAATCTATTTCTAAATAATGATCATTAAAAGACATATTTTGTTCTGGATCTAATACTTCTAATAATGCTGAAGAAGGATCACCACGCATGTCATATGCCATTTTATCAATTTCATCTAATAAAAATAATGGATTTTTTACTCCTGAACGTGTAATTTTTTGTATAATTTTACCCGGCATAGAACCAATATATGTTCTTCTATGACCCCTAATTTCACCCTCATCACGAATACCACCCAAAGCCATTCTAATAAATTTTCTACCTGTTGTTCTTGCAATAGATTTACCTAAAGATGTTTTACCAACTCCAGGTGGTCCAACAAAACATAAAATTGGTCCTTTAATTTTATTAGATCTATTATGTACTGCTAAATATTCCAAAATACGTTCTTTTACATGTTCTAAACCAAAATGATCTTGATCTAATGTAATTTTAGCTTTATATAAATCTTTTTTTAATCTACTTTTTTGAAACCAAGGTATTTGAATCATCCATTCAATATATCCTCGTACAACGGTTGCTTCTGCAGACATTGTAGACATCATACGTAATTTATGTAATTCAGAATATGTTTTTGCTTTTGCATCTTTTGGCATTTTAGCTCTGTCTATCTTTTTTTTTAAAATATCATTTTCATCAGGATAAACATCCATTTCACCTAATTCTTTTTGTATAGCTTTTATTTGTTCATTTAAATAATATTCTCTTTGACTCTTTTCCATTTGTTGCTTAACTCTATTACGAATTTTTTTCTCAACTTGCAAAAGATCAATTTCAGATTCCATAATTGCCATAAGATATTCTAATCTTTCACTAATATTAAACATTTCTAATATTAATTGTTTATCAGATAATTTTAAAGGCATATGAGAAGCTATAGTATCAGCTAGTTTATCTACATGATGAATATTATTTAAAGAAGATAAAACTTCAGGTGGAATTTTTTTATTTAATTTGATATATCCTTCAAATTGATTAACAGCAGTACGTATTAAAGCTTTTTGTTCTTTAGGTTCAATCATAGGAGAATTAATATATATAATTTGCGCTGTAAAATATTCTCCATTATCTGATAAAATATCAATTTGCGCCCTTTGTATTCCTTCAACTAATATTTTTAATGTACCATCAGGCAATTTTAACATTTGTAATATTGATGTTACTGTACCAACTGTAAATAAATCATTAATATCAGGGTTATCTTTCGCAGCATTTTTTTGTGCTACAAGCATAGCTTTTTTATTATTTTTCATTACTGCTTCTAAACAACGTATAGATTTTTCTCTACCAATAAATAAAGGAATTACCATATGAGGATATATTACAACATCACGTAATGGTAATACAGGCATTACAATAGGTTCTGAATGATTAACATCCATAAAACAATCCTCTTTTATTGTTAAAACAATTTTTCATTATTTATGTTTTATTAATAATATTATTTTTATATTCTATAATTGGTTCAGATAAGTTTTTCACGACTTCATAAGTAATATTGATTTTATAAACATTAGATAATGCAGGTATATTATACATAATATCTAGTAATATTTTTTCCATAATAGTTTTTAACCCTCTTGCTCCTGTATTTAAAATAAGAGCTTGTCGTACTATTTCCTGGAGTGCTTGGATATCGAACACTATATCAACGTTATCATATTTAAATAACTGTTGATATTGTTTTATTAAAGCATTATGCGGTTTGGTCAAAACTTGCATTAATCCTCTACTATCTAAAGCATCTAAAGTTACTATAATAGGTAAACGACCTATAAATTCTGGTATTAGACCAAATTTGATTAAATCCGTGGTCTGAATTTGTTTATTAATATTATTAGTTTGATGATTTATATGTTTATTTTGTTTTTTTATATTAAATCCAATACTATGAGTAATTAAATTTGATCTATCAGTTATAATTTGATCTAACCCATAGAACGAACCAGCACAAATAAATAATATGTTATTTGTATTAATTTGTATGAATTCTTGTTGTGGATGTTTTCTTCCTCCTTGAGGCGGTACAGATACTATAGAACCTTCAATAAGTTTTAATAAAGCTTGTTGAACACCTTCACCAGATACATCTCTTGTGATAGAAACGTTTTCAGATTTTTTAGCAATCTTATCAATTTCATCTATATAAATAATGCCTTTTTCTGTATTGTCAATATTATAATTAGCATTTTGTAATAGTTTTTGCAAAATATTTTCAACATCCTCGCCAACATATCCTGCTTCTGTAAAAGAAGTGGCATCAGTAATTACAAAAGGTACATTTAATATACGTGCTAATATTTTTGCTAATAATGTTTTCCCGCTACCTGTAGGTCCAATGAGCAAAATATTACTTTTTTCAATGTCAATATCATTATTATGTTTTTGATTATATAAACGTAATCTTTTATAATGATTATAAATAGCTACAGCCAGGGTTTTTTTAGCATTATCTTGATTAATAACATATTTATTTAAATAATGAAAAATGTTTTGGGGTTTTAATAATACATCATCATACATATTATTATTGTGATTTTTTGATTTATTAAAAATGTTATTACATAATAATATACATTGTTTGCAAATATATGCTTTATGACCTGATATTAATTTACCAATTTCATTTTGAAATTTACCACAAAAAGAACAACATAAAATTTTATTTAAATCATCCTTTTTATTTATCATCATATAACCCCTATTTATATGTTAAATACAATTTCATCTTTATTATCTTATTTTTTAATGAGAAGATATAATATCATCTATTAAGCCATATTGCATTGCTTCCTTAGAAGTTAAAAACCTATCTCTTTCTGTATCTTGTTCAATAGTAGAAATATTTTGTCCTGTATGTAATGCTAATAATGTATTTATATGTTTTTTAATTCTTAAAATTTCTTGAGTATATATTTCTATATCTGTTGCTTGTCCTTGATAACCACCTAATGGTTGATGTATCATAATCCGTGCATTAGGTAAACCAAAACGTTTTTTTTTTGCACCTGCAGCTAATAAAAATGCTGCCATAGAACAAGCTTGACCAATACAAATAGTATTAATATCTGGTTTAACAAGTTGCATTGTATCATAAATAGATAAACCTGATGTTATAATACCTCCTGGACTATTTATATAAAGATAAATATCTTTGTGACAATTTACAGATTCTAAAAATAACATTTGTGCTATAATTAAATTAGACATCCTATCTTCTATAGAACCGGTTAAAAAAATAATTCTTTCTTTTAATAATTTGGAAAAAATATCATAAGAACGTTCACCACGACTATTTTGCTCTATAACCATAGGAACGTAATTATAATAATTAGGTATATTATTTATATTGTTATTATTGTTATACATTGTACATATCCTATTAATTTGTATATAATCATGCATAAATTATAATAGTTATATAAAATGTTAATTTAATTAGTTATTTTAACTATGCATATATCAAAATATATATAAATTATTATTTAATCATGTCTTAAAATGTTTTTATTTATTTACATAAAAAAATAATATATTTACTACAAAAATTTGTTATATGTGTAAAATATATTAAATATTTTTATATGATATAACATACTAACCTGATATATATAATCTTATATATTAATGTTATAAATAAAATATTAACATACTAATTTTTAACTTAATTTAATATTAACATATATATAATATTTACATGAAATACATGTTTTCATATTTATATATTAAATACTTATCAATAAAATTATTTGATAAATGTTTAATATATAAAATAAAAATATTATTTATATTYTAAAATATATAAAATAATTTTATTTTAATAATGCTTATAAGTGTTATTTATTAAATCACAGTAATAATTTTTTATTAAAAATTATAGTTGATAGTTATATTTTTAATAATTTTATATTATTTACTATAAAATATTTACTAATATAATAGTAAATATTTAAATATTGGTTATATTGATAATATTAAAGATATTAAATATCTTTGTTGTGTATAATATTATTCCATTCTATGATGGAATATGTATTTAATGATATAGCATGTATTTGTTGCATGATATTTTTAGTTAATATTTTATAAATTAAACGATGTCTTTGTATTAAATTTTGTGTCGTAAAATGTTCACATACAATAGTAATTTGTAAATGTGTAATGACATTACTATCATTACTATTATTTTTAATATGTAGAAATATAGGATTTAATACATTTTTTATTTTTTTTTCTATTGTTTTAATCAGCATAATGATATAGTAATTTTAAAATTTATGTTTTTGAATAACTATCGGTATATAGTTATAAATGTTATGTAATATTGTTTTTCGATAAAAATATTTGTAATATATTTGAATGTGCTGCTAAAATATTTCTTGAATGTTTATAATAACAATGACCTGTTAAGTTAGTTATTAAACCACCAGACTCCTTTATAAGTAACTCTCCAGCTAAAAAATAATAAAAATGTGATATATTATCATATATATAACAATTAATTTTATTTGCAGATAAGTATGCTAGGTCTAAAGCAATAGAACCACACATACGTAATATAATAATCTTTCCAATAAAGATTTTCATGATATTAATATATTTATTATTAATTAGATAATTTGTATTTACAGTAATAAATAATGTAGAATTATAAATTTTGTCATGACAACGTAATTTATAACCATTTAGTTGAGTATTTTGTCCTCTAATAGCAGTAAATAAATCATTTCTTAATGGATCATATACTAAAGACAATTCTGTTTTCCCTTTTATTAAAATAACTATAGATGTGCAAAAATGTGGAAATTTTTTAATGAAATTCTCTATACCATCTAAAGGATTAATAATCCATATGGTTTTTTGCCATTGTAATATTAACAATTCTTTTTGATACTTAATGTTAAATGATTGATGATATGTATTCTGTAAAGTACGAATAATCATTCTACTAATCATAAATATCATATTTTTTATAACAATATTATAATCTTCATCATTAAAATACTGTTTTTGTTTTTCATAATATGTTAAAATTATATCTCCTATTTGACGTGCTATACGTATAGCAACATTTAACATTGGACGCATATTTTATTTTCTCATTAGTTGTATTTATGATAAAAAAATTTATTTTAAAATAATATGTCTACTATATATAAATGCGATATATATTGTAAAAAAATAATAATTTTTTATATTATAAATATAACCGTTTTTTAAGTAAAAATATACCATATAATTAAAAATATCATGAATAAAAAAATAGAACAAAATAATAATATACAAAAACTAGAAACACAAATCAGATCTTATATAATAAATATTATTAATCCTATATTATTAAAACATGGTGGTTCTTTACAGTTAAAAACTGTAACAATAGAAAAAGTTGCTTTAGTAAAATTTGTAGGTGGTTGTCAAGGATGTGCTATGAGTCAACATACTTTAAATAATTGGATTGTAAAAGAATTATTAAATAATTTTACAGAATTAACTAATGTTCAAGATATTACTATACATGATATAAATCATTTTACATATTATAAATAAAAAAAATTTTTCAATAATAAATATTATAATATTTAATTTTATTAAAAAATAATTAATAATATATATTATGGTTAATATAAATGCATAACGATCCATATACAATATAAATATTTAATATTATTTATTAAAGACATATAAGGAATCATATTTATGCCTGTTATAGTTCCTCAACATCTACCGGTTATTAAAAACTTATCTAGTAAAAATTTATTAATTTTTTCTAATATGAAAAATAATATTCTACAAAAATATTCATCATGTAAAATAATTAATATTGTTTTATTGAATTTAATGTATGATAAAATAAATACAGAGAATCAAATAATCAAAATACTATCACAGTCATCATCTCTTATAAAATTAACATTGTTAAATATTGATCATATTCCATCAAATAATATCAATACTAATATGCATATAAAAAATTTTTACACTACATTAAATAAAATTTTTGATAAATATTATGATGGTTTAATTATTACAGGAGCACCGTTAGGACTTATAAACTTTACAGATGTAAGATATTGGGATGAATTTATTCGTGTAATATATTGGTCATTAGATCATGTAAAATCTATTTTATCTATTTGTTGGTCTGTACAAGCTATTTTATATATTTTATATCATATACCTAAAAATACGAATTATAAAAAAATAATAGGTATATTTAAACATCAAATAGCAAACAAAAATCATTACTTAATACAAGGATTTGATGATTATTTTTTCGTACCTCATTCACGATATGCGAATTTTTCTATTAATTTTATTAAAAAATACAAATATTTTGATATTCTATCATATTCGGAAAAAGCTGGTGTATATATATTTACAGATTATAAATATATATTTGTGACAGGACATCCAGAATATGATCGTTATACTCTGGCAAAAGAATATAATGATTATATTAAAAAAAATATATATATTGATATTCCTTATCATTATTTTATAAATAATGATATTACATCAAAACCTACTAATAGATGGAAAAGTCATGGATATTTATTATTTATGAATTGGATTTTTAATTTAATACACATTTAATGATATATGTTATGTTTATTCATTATATAATATTTAATAAATATAGGATTGAAGGAATATATTGTGCTAGCTGATAAATATTTATTTTGTACAATTAAAAAAAAAAATATAAAACACATAAATAGTTATGTTCTTATGTTAGAAGCAGGAATTATTAAAAAACTATCTTCTGGAATTTATTACTGGTTACCTACAGGTTTAAAAATCATAAAAAATATAAATAAAATTATAAGACAAGCTATGGATTTAGTTAATGCAATAGAGATATCATTACCTATATTACAGCCTATTAATATTTGGTTACAAAGTGGTCGTAACCTTGATTACGGTATGGAATTATTTAAAATTATAGATAGAAAAAAAAATATTTTTATATTAA contains the following coding sequences:
- a CDS encoding homoserine O-succinyltransferase; its protein translation is MPVIVPQHLPVIKNLSSKNLLIFSNMKNNILQKYSSCKIINIVLLNLMYDKINTENQIIKILSQSSSLIKLTLLNIDHIPSNNINTNMHIKNFYTTLNKIFDKYYDGLIITGAPLGLINFTDVRYWDEFIRVIYWSLDHVKSILSICWSVQAILYILYHIPKNTNYKKIIGIFKHQIANKNHYLIQGFDDYFFVPHSRYANFSINFIKKYKYFDILSYSEKAGVYIFTDYKYIFVTGHPEYDRYTLAKEYNDYIKKNIYIDIPYHYFINNDITSKPTNRWKSHGYLLFMNWIFNLIHI